In Miscanthus floridulus cultivar M001 unplaced genomic scaffold, ASM1932011v1 fs_175_1, whole genome shotgun sequence, a single genomic region encodes these proteins:
- the LOC136530682 gene encoding putative ripening-related protein 5, with protein sequence MAMFLLVTLSASQMASSLRPHAGLGLGTCRPSGYLPGRSGNCEKSNDPDCCEDGKMYPQYRCSPPVTASTKAVLTLNSFEKGKDGGGPSECDNAYHSDEEKVVALSTGWFSNMARCGHRIKITANGNSVYAKVVDECDSVEGCDEDHNFEPPCDNNIVDASPAVWDALGLDQNVGMVDITWSEE encoded by the coding sequence AAATGGCGTCCTCCCTCCGCCCCCACGCTGGCCTCGGGCTCGGCACATGCCGCCCCAGCGGGTACCTCCCGGGCCGGTCTGGCAATTGTGAGAAGAGCAACGACCCGGACTGCTGCGAGGACGGTAAGATGTACCCGCAGTATCGCTGCTCGCCGCCGGTCACAGCCAGCACCAAGGCAGTGCTGACGCTCAACAGCTTTGAGAAGGGCAAGGACGGCGGCGGCCCGTCAGAGTGCGACAACGCGTACCACAGTGACGAGGAGAAGGTTGTTGCGCTCTCAACGGGATGGTTCAGCAACATGGCGCGCTGCGGGCACCGCATCAAGATCACAGCGAACGGCAACTCCGTGTACGCCAAGGTGGTGGATGAGTGTGACTCCGTGGAAGGCTGTGACGAGGACCACAACTTTGAGCCGCCATGCGACAACAACATCGTCGACGCGTCGCCAGCGGTGTGGGATGCCTTGGGGCTCGATCAGAACGTCGGCATGGTAGACATCACCTGGTCCGAGGAGTGA